The following are encoded in a window of Methanofastidiosum sp. genomic DNA:
- a CDS encoding aspartate kinase — translation MRIVMKYGGTSVGNADRFLNTANIAIDTYNKGNEVVVVVSAMSGVTDMLLGAADKSLKGEDIAPVLNELRSKHFDACKNIKNDEILKITKEGIDTLLVDLEKSLIGVHYLGELSLRSKDRIVSFGERLSSLILSKTIEAQGVLSDKIDAFSLIVTDNNFGEAAVLFNESYKKTSDTILPLLKKGMIPVVTGFIAKSKDGDITTLGRGGSDYTASIIGAGIGAEEIWIMTDVDGIMTTNPKICSNAYTIPEMSYLEAMELAYFGAKVLHPRTIEPAVTKNIPVRVKNSMSDSSGTLILKDTKANHKVVKAISIIENAAIVYVSGAGMIGVPGVAAKVFNALGDHSINVYMISQGSSEANISFVISEKDTEKSEKALREAFPTKDLVRDISHIKGVNIISVVGKGMKGAVGTAGRLFTAIANDKVNILMISQGSSEVSISFVVSKEDGYKAIRAIHKAYLE, via the coding sequence ATGAGAATTGTAATGAAATACGGTGGGACATCAGTTGGGAATGCTGATAGATTCCTTAACACTGCAAATATAGCCATTGATACATACAATAAAGGAAACGAAGTGGTAGTTGTAGTTTCTGCAATGTCTGGGGTAACTGACATGCTTCTTGGGGCTGCGGATAAATCCCTTAAGGGAGAGGATATTGCCCCCGTTTTAAATGAACTTAGATCCAAGCATTTTGATGCTTGTAAAAACATTAAAAATGATGAAATATTAAAAATTACCAAAGAAGGGATAGATACTCTTTTAGTTGATCTAGAAAAAAGTTTGATAGGGGTCCACTATTTAGGCGAACTTTCTTTAAGATCAAAAGACAGAATAGTATCTTTCGGTGAAAGACTTTCAAGTTTAATATTGTCAAAAACTATTGAAGCGCAAGGTGTTTTATCAGATAAAATTGACGCCTTTTCTTTGATTGTAACTGACAATAACTTTGGAGAAGCAGCGGTATTATTTAACGAAAGCTACAAAAAAACATCAGATACAATATTGCCCTTATTAAAAAAAGGCATGATTCCAGTAGTTACTGGATTTATAGCTAAAAGTAAGGATGGAGATATTACTACCCTTGGTAGGGGGGGTTCTGATTACACTGCATCTATAATCGGAGCAGGAATTGGGGCTGAAGAAATATGGATAATGACTGATGTTGATGGAATAATGACTACAAACCCTAAAATATGTAGCAATGCATACACTATTCCTGAGATGTCTTACCTTGAAGCAATGGAACTAGCCTATTTTGGTGCAAAAGTATTACATCCTCGAACTATTGAACCTGCAGTTACTAAAAATATCCCTGTCAGAGTAAAAAACAGCATGTCCGACTCTTCTGGTACTTTGATACTTAAAGATACAAAAGCTAATCACAAAGTTGTAAAGGCCATAAGCATAATTGAAAATGCAGCCATAGTTTATGTTTCTGGTGCCGGAATGATTGGAGTTCCGGGGGTAGCTGCAAAAGTATTCAACGCATTAGGCGACCATAGTATCAATGTTTATATGATCTCTCAAGGATCCTCAGAAGCAAATATCTCTTTTGTAATATCTGAAAAAGACACAGAAAAATCTGAAAAAGCTTTGAGAGAAGCATTTCCTACAAAAGATTTAGTAAGAGATATTTCTCATATAAAAGGGGTCAACATCATAAGTGTAGTGGGTAAGGGAATGAAAGGCGCAGTAGGAACTGCCGGAAGATTATTTACTGCAATTGCAAATGATAAGGTCAATATACTTATGATTTCTCAAGGATCTTCTGAGGTTTCAATATCTTTCGTGGTATCTAAAGAAGACGGATACAAAGCAATAAGAGCAATACACAAAGCTTATCTTGAATAG